A region from the Aquila chrysaetos chrysaetos chromosome 15, bAquChr1.4, whole genome shotgun sequence genome encodes:
- the LOC115350904 gene encoding translation initiation factor IF-2-like isoform X2 encodes MRVLHGPAAPLAGPARLCSTSCGSCTALQRCLQVLHGPQHRVQVLHGPAALFAGLVWPCSAGCWSCMAPQRWVLVLHSPAAPFASPAWPCSAGCKRYTALQHQVQILHSRAAPLVSLVGPCSTVCGPCTTLQRRLGAWRGPAAGFGGSRRAPPRRTGLAQRRSASLGPSQPRGAFHGPGPSRLCSTVCRPGAALARPRRFLHLPRAPAAGTPRPVPEPVPEPVPAGSRFPSRHNWKGARAAPGSARWCRGHVGSSAAAAGGGGDRGDAWGKSSVFNVPDSHLFLKQTDKFCCTALDETVKTKKKA; translated from the exons ATGCGAGTCTTGCATGGCCCTGCAGCACCGCTCGCAGGTCCTGCACGGCTCTGCAGCACCAGCTGTGGGTcctgcactgccctgcagcGCTGTCTGCAGGTCCTGCATGGCCCACAGCACCGGGTGCAAGTGCTTCATGGCCCTGCAGCGCTGTTTGCAGGTC TTGTGTGGCCCTGcagtgctgggtgctggtcCTGCATGGCCCCGCAGCGCTGGGTGCTAGTGCTGCACAGTCCTGCAGCACCGTTTGCAAGTCCTGCATGGCCTTGCAGCGCCGGGTGCAAGCGCTACACGGCCCTGCAGCACCAGGTGCAAATCCTGCACAGCCGTGCAGCACCCTTGGTGAGCCTTGTAGGGCCCTGCAGCACCGTTTGCGGGCCCTGCACGACCCTGCAGCGCCGGCTGGGAGCCTGGCGCGGCCCTGCAGCAGGGTTTGGGGGGTCCCGGCGGGCCCCGCCACGCCGCACTGGCCTGGCGCAGCGCCGCAGCGCTTCCCTGGGACCCTCTCAGCCCCGCGGCGCCTTTCACGGGCCAGGTCCCAGCCGGCTCTGCAGCACGGTGTGCCGGCCTGGTGCGGCGTTGGCACGTCCCAGGCGGTTCCTGCACCTGCCCCGGGCGCCCGCAGCTGGGACGCCCAGGCCGGTGCCGGAGCCGGTGCCGGAGCCGGTGCCAGCGGGAAGCAGGTTCCCGTCGCGGCACAACTGGAAAGGCGCCAGGGCGGCGCCGGGCTCGGCTCGGTGGTGCCGGGGGCACGTCGGCAGCTCCGCGGCAGCCGCCGGCGGTGGTGGGGACCGTGGGGACGCCTGGGGAAAGAGTTCAGTTTTTAACGTACCCGActcacatctttttttaaaacaaacagacaaatttTGTTGCACAGCCCTAgatgaaacagtaaaaacaaaaaaaaaagcctaa
- the LOC115350904 gene encoding translation initiation factor IF-2-like isoform X1 — protein MRVLHGPAAPLAGPARLCSTSCGSCTALQRCLQVLHGPQHRVQVLHGPAALFAGPAWHCSTGRESCVALQCWVLVLHGPAALGASAAQSCSTVCKSCMALQRRVQALHGPAAPGANPAQPCSTLGEPCRALQHRLRALHGPAAGFGGSRRAPPRRTGLAQRRSASLGPSQPRGAFHGPGPSRLCSTVCRPGAALARPRRFLHLPRAPAAGTPRPVPEPVPEPVPAGSRFPSRHNWKGARAAPGSARWCRGHVGSSAAAAGGGGDRGDAWGKSSVFNVPDSHLFLKQTDKFCCTALDETVKTKKKA, from the exons ATGCGAGTCTTGCATGGCCCTGCAGCACCGCTCGCAGGTCCTGCACGGCTCTGCAGCACCAGCTGTGGGTcctgcactgccctgcagcGCTGTCTGCAGGTCCTGCATGGCCCACAGCACCGGGTGCAAGTGCTTCATGGCCCTGCAGCGCTGTTTGCAGGTCCTGCGTGGCACTGCAGCACTGGGCGCGAGTCTTGTGTGGCCCTGcagtgctgggtgctggtcCTGCATGGCCCCGCAGCGCTGGGTGCTAGTGCTGCACAGTCCTGCAGCACCGTTTGCAAGTCCTGCATGGCCTTGCAGCGCCGGGTGCAAGCGCTACACGGCCCTGCAGCACCAGGTGCAAATCCTGCACAGCCGTGCAGCACCCTTGGTGAGCCTTGTAGGGCCCTGCAGCACCGTTTGCGGGCCCTGCACG GCCCTGCAGCAGGGTTTGGGGGGTCCCGGCGGGCCCCGCCACGCCGCACTGGCCTGGCGCAGCGCCGCAGCGCTTCCCTGGGACCCTCTCAGCCCCGCGGCGCCTTTCACGGGCCAGGTCCCAGCCGGCTCTGCAGCACGGTGTGCCGGCCTGGTGCGGCGTTGGCACGTCCCAGGCGGTTCCTGCACCTGCCCCGGGCGCCCGCAGCTGGGACGCCCAGGCCGGTGCCGGAGCCGGTGCCGGAGCCGGTGCCAGCGGGAAGCAGGTTCCCGTCGCGGCACAACTGGAAAGGCGCCAGGGCGGCGCCGGGCTCGGCTCGGTGGTGCCGGGGGCACGTCGGCAGCTCCGCGGCAGCCGCCGGCGGTGGTGGGGACCGTGGGGACGCCTGGGGAAAGAGTTCAGTTTTTAACGTACCCGActcacatctttttttaaaacaaacagacaaatttTGTTGCACAGCCCTAgatgaaacagtaaaaacaaaaaaaaaagcctaa